The DNA region CTGCACGACTTCCGAAGTGTTCGCTTGAGTGTACAGGTTGGCAGCTTTGCCTAAATTGCCGACTTTTTGAGTGAGAAACTTAAGCCCAGGTCTTACGTCAAACTCCTTGGCTCGCATGTTAGAAATCTCCAAACATTTCAATAGTATATTGATATGTTTGGCATTTACGTGACTCAAGATGCCTCTTAAACTGCACGAGTTGATCTGCAAAATGCTCAGAATCGGAGTGATGtgtgttaaattttgtaacaacGCACTGCTTATTGTTTGCACTAACATCTGATGAGCCAAAATTCCGACGACCATATTCCTAAACGGCACGCGAACCGTGTACAAATCGATATTCAGTGCGGAAGCCATGTCCATTGGGTACAACAAAAACACGTAACTCCGATCATCGATCAGTATGCCGTTGTTGTCACAGTCGCAACTTTTTCCCGTGCATTTTGGGCAGTTTCTTTGACACTGCATCAGGAAAACTTGACGTGATAGTTCGTTTAGTCGTTCATTTTCCGATACGGAACTGTCTTTCCTGGCAGCAACCTTAACTGTAGCCAAGTCTCCATAGAAACTGTCGGAATTCTCTTTGAATGCCAGCGTTAATTGTTGCAAGGGATTGAGAGTGACTGTACAAGCTCTGTGCAATGAGACCACAAGAATTTCCCATTGATTGATAGTGAGAATTTTTCCGGCGCTCAAAATTATGTGTCTCATACAGCTTGTTCCTAATCTGGCTATGTTTTCAGAAGGTTGGGCGCAACATTCgatcaatattaatagaagCTGTTTCAACGCCAATGTTGCGGCTGGATTTTCCATATCCATATTCTTTTTCTCTTCTTGTGTAATGTTCTCTTGAAGTTGATGTAAATAGTCGACAACCAATTCGCTCGCCAAACCGCAACAATGTTTAAAGTTCTGCCAAACGTCTCCAGGTTTGTGCACTTTCGCGTTTTGCCTCAACCAATTTTGTACCATCGGTAAAAGTAAATGATTGATGCAATACAGCCCGAAACTAATACCGGGATTGTTGATTAAATCTCTgatcaatttgaataaagtttCGACAACGTAtggttgatttttatttgccGACATCACCGAAGCGCTAGACAAGCCTTCCAGAAGTATGTACCAAATCTTTAAAACGTTACTTTGCCTATCCATTTTTGAAAGTGTGATGTTTGCTTTCTCGCAATCATCGAAATCATTTCTGGTCGATAAAACTTTGTAACTGATTTGATCGATATTATCCTGATTAAAACTGACTATTTCTATGTTTTGTATAACGGGATCGACAAGTTGCGGATTCGTGTCGATATTCATTCTGTGCGTCATGTTGAATGTCGGACATTTGGGCATGTTATACATTACGGAGAGAATAGCTGCACAATTTTGTAATAGTTTCAACGATTCGATGCACAAATCTACCGGTCCAATAAGCAACTTCGATGGAAAGTCTGACTCTTTGTCAAGGAAAAGACTCCTTTTCTCTGTTGGAGATTTGATCACGCTGTTTAATGGTTCCGAAGATTGCTCCTCGAAGTTACTGCTCTTTATATGTGACAGaagacataaaatataatctaagGCCGCGTTTGCAAAGACCAATGTGTTATCGGTCGATAAAAATAATCGGAAAACATCAAGAATGGCGGCGGCATTGTTTTTAGCGTTTGCGACTCTTAAAGTACCAAATAGCGGCCTCCAGCCTGAACAAATTTCGGTCCTGTTAGCTTCTACAAATTCGCACAAACACGCGACAATCTGGTCTTGCACATCCAGATCGCATAGTTCTAAACAAAGTAAGTTTTCGAACGGTTTCAAGAGAGCTTCGTTGAAATGGAAATGGGGAAGTTCAGCTTGTTCGTTTAATAAGGCGGTCACCGAATCGTGGATGCAGCTGATGGCTTTTTTCGAAACGGATCGATCTTTGTGACAAGAAGCTTGCATGAAGTGAGGCCCCACTATTGAccatattttcattatgtGTATCAAAGGACGACccgattttatacatttcaatGTCACTTCACCAATGCGGTGGAGTAACAGCGTGGCTGGTGGTTTTTGTTGGGATTCAGGATGTTTCTTCCaccatttcttcaattttcccGGAGTCTCTTCGTATCTTGTAAATAGCTAGAACATAATTGAATAGATAATATTGTAGTTTCAATGTTTACGTGACAAACACTTACTTGTGCATGAGATGCTTTGCATAATTCGTTTAAAAATCCACATAAGCCTGGCAAAGATAACCTCAGAGCGGCCGAATGAAACAATTCATCTGCTTTTTGACTCAACACGCAACAAACTTTGGCCGCGTGGACGCCTCGAAGGACACCTTGTCCTTGGGCATTGTTAACGCCGcttctttcaattatttccgCAATTGTTGCGTCGTTTTGGGTTCCGGAATTTTGCTCGGAAGAATAGGTCGAATTGTGGAGGAAACTATAAACATCcacactaaaaataaacaattatcgtATGTACCGTATTGTAAGAATTGGaccgtttttataaattattaccatGTTTCTTCGTCCGTTCCTGTAATATTGAAACTCATATTGAGTTTGTTGTGCGAATCGGAAGAACATGTGACTGaagtaattgtattattttgagtACTTTGTGCCACCATTAACAATTGGGTGGATCCCGTTTTACTAAAGAGAGCGTGTTCTAAGCTTGCTACGGCAACGCACGCGTTGAAAACGTGCGGCCAACATGGAGAACTGTGGCAACCCAAAGCCAATCCTAAAACAgaaataatgatgataataatgtttaatgatttattccTTGACATTCTTCTTCTGACCTTTGGAAAGTAAAACGTCCAACGAAAGTGCATGCGAGGCTGGCAGTTTTGGTCCCTGCGATTTGCATGAAGAAGTCGATAATAGACCTAAAATGCTGCTACTTCTCGCTTGTAACTTCAATGTATTGCTCAAACTTGCTGCCTGAAATAGGCAacactcattcattcattctgattgcttttatttattatttataattattaccttGTGTAAACCTTCTAAACTGGCCGTAATAATATCCTCCCTTATTCGTTGCCTGTTTTTCTGTCTCGCTCTTCTAGCTACCAGTCTGCTTAAGGTGGACGTAGAGGTAGAATTGGGTGGATCGTCCAAAGGTGCGCCCAAAACAGTGACCACAGAGGTCCAACAACATGTCAAAATTCTACGTGACAATTTAATTCCCGCCTCGATTTCCGGACTAAATTCCGGTGTTCCAGATACCTTTTGCAACTTTTGCCAGTCTGTTAATAATTGTGATGGGCACAAACCACCtacatctaaaaaataatttttaatgaacatttaTTGTCCCTTGCCAATTtcaaacattgtttttatacCTGTCAGGAGATTTATTAAAGCAGGTTGCGGCGAACATTTTGGATCGTAACCTGTAGAAAGTAACAACGATTTTGCTAAAACATTTTGATAGAGTTCACATAACCAGGTTGCAGATACGTATACTAAAACGCCACTTCCGTGAATTTCTTCTACAAATTGAGCTTCCGTTGTTGGTACACTTACACCTTTGCTGTTTTCGTCGTAATGCCCACATTGAATCAGATTTAGATCTAAAAGTAGTGCCGAATAAGTGGCTAAATAAATCCCGTCAGCGTTCATGATTGTTGGAAATTCATAGTTCTGTGCAGAATTGTGTTGGCAACATTTCGACGCAAATTCTTGTAAAACTTCGTCAACTTGAATTGAAGACCTCAAGGCCATCAGATTGGGCAACAAGATGTGCTGCAACGTCTTCACAAAATGCCTTGCATTGTGTCTCTCGACGTCCGTATTGCATTCTTCAACCTAAAACAACAATTGAGGCAATCAACTTTGAGAGTGGTCGGTTAGAAAAGAAACATACGCCGCTTCGTCCCAGATTTAACGACTTGGGAATTTTGTGCAGCTTCTGCAGCTGTTGACTGGTTAAAAAACTGTCGTCATCCATAATACTATCTTCAGACTGGCTGCCGTATTCCTCCGGTCCTTCCGTCGCGCCCGAACAATCCGATTCGGACCCACCTTCCAAGTCGGGAACGTTCCCTTCGATTCCGCTACTGTCCGAATCGCtgtggtattttaaatttgccacCACATC from Aethina tumida isolate Nest 87 chromosome 1, icAetTumi1.1, whole genome shotgun sequence includes:
- the LOC109596926 gene encoding brefeldin A-inhibited guanine nucleotide-exchange protein 3; this translates as MEDLLLSIVKEAGGSKLSNLKQRSQEAHDLLAAQNNLMRNPSHELRTVCFLPLKLALESKRSKLVQLALSGLNKIVRDERFQSGTEPEDDSLWLPAQLLLATCSILAQYEDTQVHILRVILNLACSASWALNGRLVMLMISRCGEAYENGTQPVRAAAQAAASQTLTAFCTFLDEECQEILQHQQKHKNSGSSAEMVYTKTSAVACFNEAIPVMQYLCSRLEEIKSLPKSNDMIVFLLECLLTLVNTLPHSVHTNVHFTTFLWQRFCPALLSLLGAPGDPQGQSLTTNQSKIVYSIGIQVVRLVGRERALRPVLEALFHRMLLLPSPMKRLEPLRAARELLRSPGRLADLLLLSGPIHRHAGDDMAIIRLIMDSIEESAQCTDSAVLLASVECIGALLGSLEALCRGEGLNLEDAETTNARYITLEQADYTGPLTYQFLARLPKPYRDVVANLKYHSDSDSSGIEGNVPDLEGGSESDCSGATEGPEEYGSQSEDSIMDDDSFLTSQQLQKLHKIPKSLNLGRSGVEECNTDVERHNARHFVKTLQHILLPNLMALRSSIQVDEVLQEFASKCCQHNSAQNYEFPTIMNADGIYLATYSALLLDLNLIQCGHYDENSKGVSVPTTEAQFVEEIHGSGVLVYVSATWLCELYQNVLAKSLLLSTGYDPKCSPQPALINLLTDVGGLCPSQLLTDWQKLQKVSGTPEFSPEIEAGIKLSRRILTCCWTSVVTVLGAPLDDPPNSTSTSTLSRLVARRARQKNRQRIREDIITASLEGLHKAASLSNTLKLQARSSSILGLLSTSSCKSQGPKLPASHALSLDVLLSKGLALGCHSSPCWPHVFNACVAVASLEHALFSKTGSTQLLMVAQSTQNNTITSVTCSSDSHNKLNMSFNITGTDEETCVDVYSFLHNSTYSSEQNSGTQNDATIAEIIERSGVNNAQGQGVLRGVHAAKVCCVLSQKADELFHSAALRLSLPGLCGFLNELCKASHAQLFTRYEETPGKLKKWWKKHPESQQKPPATLLLHRIGEVTLKCIKSGRPLIHIMKIWSIVGPHFMQASCHKDRSVSKKAISCIHDSVTALLNEQAELPHFHFNEALLKPFENLLCLELCDLDVQDQIVACLCEFVEANRTEICSGWRPLFGTLRVANAKNNAAAILDVFRLFLSTDNTLVFANAALDYILCLLSHIKSSNFEEQSSEPLNSVIKSPTEKRSLFLDKESDFPSKLLIGPVDLCIESLKLLQNCAAILSVMYNMPKCPTFNMTHRMNIDTNPQLVDPVIQNIEIVSFNQDNIDQISYKVLSTRNDFDDCEKANITLSKMDRQSNVLKIWYILLEGLSSASVMSANKNQPYVVETLFKLIRDLINNPGISFGLYCINHLLLPMVQNWLRQNAKVHKPGDVWQNFKHCCGLASELVVDYLHQLQENITQEEKKNMDMENPAATLALKQLLLILIECCAQPSENIARLGTSCMRHIILSAGKILTINQWEILVVSLHRACTVTLNPLQQLTLAFKENSDSFYGDLATVKVAARKDSSVSENERLNELSRQVFLMQCQRNCPKCTGKSCDCDNNGILIDDRSYVFLLYPMDMASALNIDLYTVRVPFRNMVVGILAHQMLVQTISSALLQNLTHITPILSILQINSCSLRGILSHVNAKHINILLKCLEISNMRAKEFDVRPGLKFLTQKVGNLGKAANLYTQANTSEVVQIIVLIELCLDGIEKYRIHPKDLKDILAREEKRKCLTDLDYIEEFLKKLHTKWEALCESYISLTINIPDEAVDSDAEKSSPHHVNKIVNSENEDVPEKPFKLSDFKQDDDNFSTSTDSESYLERDILPNLKSDDDNVFEPELKQDKRKTKPDTSTDDETNEMAAKLAKSSNYVEPATTNVIKYDTNTLLQMRKSTISTDNNNAHLTTKPMERSKSERELQAKLHLLQKYRPQNQQDKNESGQRLNPFDSYIPPPQAVPPEIQQQRSLSIFKDSEAFKTTRIETMEACLELLSSLSSEKLSPLATVLKQGAVMLIGAQNEKIKEAAELLLHRMNISFVDHDNF